One Gossypium arboreum isolate Shixiya-1 chromosome 13, ASM2569848v2, whole genome shotgun sequence genomic window, AATGAATCATAAACATGCATTGTGATACATacatgaataaatgttataactatatctatgatcatgatacaccgggtcagggtgtgaaagtatgtgaaagtattcgatttaattatgttatacgaattcagattaagtgtgacaagaatgctgaacgtgcattatgtgtttgtgtgtattcggccagatggcaatatacctagaatatggccacttaagaaattcaataatcgaagtataattgcatttatttgtttgcattggttaagacttactaagcttatgaaagcttactcgttgttacattcctctgcttttatagattgttgacttgatttacactgctcgggttggagttcgccggagatattatcacattgtcgagctcacgctattggtgtaagtaaatcctaatatttcgagtctatggcatgtatagggttttaatgttgagtatgtgatattataatttagccaaaggtgttggctagtgatgttttgggcctcgtaagcctatatatgggacagattgcatgtgaaaagaaaagttttaaattgattgaaatttttcggtattgtttttgtgtgattgactgagattaagtcgggtaacaccttgaaccctgttccggcgagggatacgggcgaggggtgttacagtcattccttgttttttttttttaaatttcaaagagTCCTTTCCCCATTTTCTTTTCTCTGCTAGGGTTTTTAAACCCATCATCGCGCTGTCGCCGGTCCGCCACCGTATACGGCAACCGGAGTTCCTAAAAGGAACCTTTTTCGGCTAATTTAACCTCTCTAATCTCAATCCAAGGGTCAAATACCCAAATCCCTCACCAAAACACGAAAATGAAAGCAAAAACAAGAAGAAAATAAAGGGACCCTTCGGCTCCTTACCAACACCGATGATATTTCTGGCAAATCAAGGTTCGGCTGTATTTCTGTTCGGAGACAGCTTTGACTATGGCAATGAAGGTAACCGATTTCTTTgcctatttatttattattattatttacttatttcaaactgaaaaataaaaataaaaataagcacCTTAGCCTACTTTGAATCTGTTTTTGTATTTTATCAGTTTCTTGTGTGCTAAAAAAAATGCAAAAGATCGGTTGTGGCTTTTATAGTCAAATACTACTGTTTGTTtgctttttttttgtctttttctaTTTGTTTCTTCTTCTTGTCTTCTTTTTCTTGCGTGTTGGCCTTGTTTTGCAAGTAGCAATATTAGACGTACGTGGAGGAGGGCGTGCTTGCGTCGACGGCCAAGGGCAGAGGCATGTCTAGCATGCGGCGGCAGCAAGGCTAGGGTTCTATTTTTCTGAAAATGTTGTTGGGTTAGAGTTAATTCTGGTTTGGGCTTGTAACTGAGTAATGAGCCATAATTGGGCTAGGTTTAATTTGGGTTTGGATTGGGTCATTTAATGTAGATGAACTATTAACAAATCTTTGGACCTTTTGTTTATTTGTTTGGGTTTTATTTTATAAACTGGGTCAGGCCAAATTTGGCCTATTACACTCATCAACTCGCAAATTAATGAGGCTGAGATGAGAAATTCAAACGTTAATGAGAAATGCGATGATGTCATTTACTAGACTTGCGTTATGGTATGTTAGTCACCTTtctctattttttattatttaatgaatTTGTTTATTTTTGCATGGAATTGTCAAGGGTGTGCAAGTAGCAAGTTTTTGAGGATTTTTTGTGAGTATAGTTAGTTATTTAAACCAGATATTGTTGGCCTTTAGAAACTAGAGTAAGTGGTTTCAAAGATGATTCAATCATTGGTAGTCTAGGTTTTCAGTTCTTTCATTAAGTGGAAGCTATTGGTTACTCTAGAGGTATTTGGATTGGGTGGAAGAACTTGGTACGAGTTGATATTATTCGAAGTCAACCTCAATTTGTTTTTATTCGGGTTTTTTATAGCACTTTCCaatgattgattttttttttgtctttgttTATGGTAGTCTTGACCGTTGTAAGCGAAGAAGGCTTCGGGAGGTTTTGAAATTGACTATCCCTTGTTTTGATTTCCTTTGGGTGGCGATAGGAGATTTTAATGCGATCTTAGCTTCTAATGAGAAAAGGGGAGAGCGAGTCATTGGGAAAAGATggtttttttttggtgaatttatGGTTTCTTTAAGGATTCATGATTTGGGTTTCAGAGGCGATCCTTTCACATGGTAGAGAGGTGGAGTTTTGGAACGTCTTGACCGGGCTATTGGAAATGAGGAGTGGCTGACATCTTTTTCAAATTATTCCGTGACCTATTTACCTAGAATCAAGTCTGATCATAGGCATTTTTTTTGTCGCTTCGATTAAGCTTCATTCATCTAAGGGCCATCATTCCTGTTTCCTAGTAGGTTGGGTTGAACATGCAAAGTTCTCTGATTTTTTGAAGAATAATTGGAATGTTGTTGGTTCCATGTCTAGTTCACTTTCTAATTTCACAAACTAGCTTAAGGATTGGAATAAGAAAGTATTCGATCATATTGTgacatgcaaaaaaaaaaaactgcttTAAAAACTTGATATGATTCAGAGGAATTTAAATTTCTCTCAGTGTGATCATTTATTTCAGTTGGAATTGGAAACTAGAGAGGAATTGGAAAATGTTCTGTATCATAAAGAACTCCTTTGGAAGCAAAAGGCACGGTGTGACCGGTCGTCATTGGAAGACTGTAATACTAAATTCTTTCATAGGCGCACTTTAAAAAGGAGAAAGCAGAATCGAATTATGGCATTAAGATATGCGAAGGGGTAGTGGATTTTTTATTAGGAGGATTTACGACGGGAAGCGActcattttttcaaaaaattatatgGTGAAGAAGACTTAAGGCCAATGAGAGGTTTTCCCACTAGTTCTTTTCCGAAGCTTAAAGGCAGTGAGAGCTAGATGTTAAGCAAACCAAGCTCAAATGAGGAAATAAAATCTTCCTTATTTGATTTGAGTCCTCTAAAGGTGCGGGGGAGTGATTATTTTCATGccctatttttttaaaatcaatagGAGTAGATTGTGGATTTGATTTATACTTGgggtaaaaaatatttttaacgtgTAAAAATTTGATCCAGAGCTGAATAATGCCTTTATAGACATCATTCCTAAAGTGCCAAATCCATAATGCTTTTCCCAATTTTGACCGATTAGTTTGTGCTCCGTTCTTTACAAGCTGGTAATGAAAATCATTACCAACTATTTCAAAATGGTGTTCCCAAGAATTATTGGTCAAGAGCAAACTAAGTTTATTGCGGGAAGGAGTACTACGGATAATATTATTATTGCTCAGGAAGTATTTCATTCTATGAAAATTAAGAAGAAGACTAGGAACTGGTTAGCCATCAAGATTGATCTAGAGAAAGCTTGCGATAGAGTGTGTTGAGAGTTTGTTGATGTATCTCTCCAAGTTGCAGGTATTCTGAATTATCTTTGTGATATGACTATGTCTGCTATTACTAACTCCACTTTTTGCAAATTCTATGGAATGGAAACCCAACTCTGACTTTCAGGTTTATCAAGGGTGCCCACTTTTCCCTACTTATTTGTTTTGTGCATGGAATGGCTTGGCCATAATATCCAAGATAATATTAATTCTGGATGTTGGAGACCTATCTGTTTTCCTTTATCTCACCTCTTTTTTGCAGATGATCTGGTTCTATTTGGTCAAGCTGAAGAGGATCAAGCTACACTCTTGAAGAAAGTGCTGGATAGTTTTTGTGCTTATTCAGGGCACAAGATTAATGCGCACAAAACAAATGTTTGCTTTCTAGAAGGAGTGAGTGATGTGTTAGGTAGTAACTTGTGTTGTATTATTGGTTTTCGAAAAGTGAATAATATTGGAAGTTATTTGGGAGTTCCCCTTTTCCATGAAAAAGTTACCAACAATTCTTTATGCTTTGTGGTGGACAAGGTTCAAAGTAAGTTGTAGGGTTGAGACGCAAAATCTTTGTCTCTTGCAGGTAGGGTTACCTTAGCACAATAGGTTCTTATGGCAATTCCAAGATATTTCATGCAGTCTATGTTAATTTCCAAGGGACTTTGCGAGGAAATTGAATGTATGGTGCATCAGTTTTTTTGGGGATCGTCAACCAATGGTAGGAAAGTGGCTTTGGTTGATTGGAAGGATGTTTGTTAGCCTCGAGAGCATAATGGTCTTGGTTTTCAGAAGCTGTAGGACATCACTTCTTTCATGATGAAGTTGGGCTTTAGAATTGTAACTTATTCTAGCGCTCTCTAGGTACAGGTTTTACGAGCTAAGTATGGTGTGGCTATTGGTATACCAGAAAATCTATCTTGTAGTAAAATCTCTTTCATGTGGAGAGCACTTACTAAGGTTTGGCCTCTCATACAGGAAAACTTGATTTGGTTAATGGGGGATGGGAAAAATACTAGGTGTTGGCGTGACCCCTGGATTCCCAATGTAGGACCCCTTGTTAATCTAATTCCTAGACACTCTAGTCTTGATTTGGATTATTCACTTAGTGATATGGTTTCAGTGAATGGTACTTGGAATCTTGACTTATTTCGAATTTGGGTACCCAAGACAGTCATACAAAAGATTATGGGAATACCCCCACTACATCTAAAAGCAGGCGTTGACAGGATAATTTGGGGAGGTTCGAAGGCGGGTTCTTTTTCTGTTAAAAACGCCTATGGGAAAATTAAGGAAAGATCATGGAAACTAAAGGAAGATGCATGAAAGATCCCTTGGAAGTTCAAAGGTCCCCAAATGGTAAGATGTTTCATTTGGCTGGTACTTGAACAGAGATTACTCACTAATGTTGAAAGAGTTCATTGGGGTTTGGGGCATAGTTCGACTTATAGAGTTTGTGGACATATCTTTGAAGATGTGCTACATGTCTTAAGAGATTGTCCAGTAGCGAGAGATATTTGGAATTTCTTGATTCCCATTGATTGGCTTAACAAGTTCTACCCTAGCAACATACAGGAATGGATAATATCCAATTTGCATGATCAGTATGGCATTTGTTTTGGGTAGGTTGATTGGGGATGTCTTTTCGGGATTATCATCTGGCGTATCTGGAAGAAACGTAACCTCTTTATATTTCAAAATGTGTCATGGAATAGTTTTGATACTATCAGAGCCTCATATAGTTGGGCCAAAAATGTTTTGAAGACCAATCAGAGTCATTTGAATATTGGGAGGAAGATGACCTCGTGCTCTAATTTTCCAAGAGGTTGGGTATTTTTCAATATAGATGGTTCCGTTAGGCTTGAGGATGATTCTGCAACAACAAGAAGGGTTGTGAGAGGTCGAAATGGGGAGTGGATCATTGGTTATAATAGGTTTCTAGGAAGTTGTTCAGTTTTTGAGGCCGAATTGTAAGGCATATTGGATGGTTTGAATACCCTAATTGATCATGGTTTGGATAAGGTGATGATCCAGACTGATAATCTTAAAGCGGTGATGGCCATTTGGGAGAGTTCTACAGGAGGGTCCAATACGTCTCTAATTAGGAAGATTCTTCGGTTACTGTCTCAATTTTCTTAttggaattttttttatatacCCAGAGAAGAGAACTAGGAATAGATTTGCAAAGATGGCTCACTAGGGAAGTCAAGGTTTGTGACTATTTGGAAGACCCCCGTTTGGGGAGTTAAGCTAGTTGGCATAGTTTATTTCTTGTTTTCATTTTTCacccaaaaaaaaataataattatgcatGCATCTATTATAcgacttttaattttgttgatttgattcctactttccttttttttctttaacgTAGTTCTCATTTTCttcatttgataaaaattcatgacatattcgtgataggtttacAACATTTATCTcttaataacatgtaattaacgTATAATAACCTCTATAACAAGTAAAATCTTAACAGACAAATAAAAAAAACTGTTATAAAGAAAATTAACTGTATacaaattaaacttttattccgcAAGCATCCTTGAAAAAAATTATTGATTCAAACTTTTATCCTACTTGTGAAGTCTAAAATCTCtactaatattattattttactatagaaaataatttaagtaaataattaaccCGTTTCCAATTAACGCACCCATGTCGTCCGCAAAATGCAAAATGAATCATGACCTTCAGTCGTTTTTATAATCATTTTTATCAacgttaaaaaaataataaaaagaaaacttCCAACATATAACAAAACCATCACAATAcaacttttatgcaatttaaagCCTTTTTTTGGATAATAAAACAGCTTGCTTATCTTTAAAACTACAAAATGAAACATCATTAAACTACCTCCTGGATTTGGTTGAGTTTTAACTATGTCTGGGAAACGACATTGACTCACACTTCCATGGCTTTAAAGGAAGTTCCTCTGAAAAGATCCTGTTGAAAACCTGGACGTTAAACCTTTAACCATGTTTTCTGTATCGAGATTTACACTCTGCCTTCCGGCTGTCAGGTCCTTCTCCCGATCCCATGGCTTCCATGGATGCTTCCCCTCCCACTCATCTTTCTCTTTCTCCGACTGTTGCTTTGATTTCTTCTTCGGTCGCTTTGAAGCCTCTTCTTGATGCTTCTGTACCAATGATTTCGATCGTTTTTCTTTATTATATTTATCCACCAAATCTGCATCCGAAGAGCTTCTCTTCGTCTTTTCTTCTTCATTCGAAGCAAGCGCAGCAGCCTCATTGTAGGCTTCCAAGTAACTGCGATTAAGCAAGCAGAATCATCATAAACAACTAAACAAATCAAATATGACCATGCAAAATGATTTCCAAAATGTTCGACGTGAGATTCTCACTGCATCTTTGCTTTTTGGGCTCGCTCTAAAGGTGTATCGGTCCACACACTAGTATCACCCCGCCCTTCTTTCGCGCTCTTGCTAAATTTTGTTGATTGCATTGTCACACCAGGCTGACAAGAATAAACAGGTCAGATATTATAATTAGAGTAATTTCAATTTAAACTCAGAAATCTCATGTGACAACCAAGAATGCAATTGATATTTTCAGCTTTCCTAGGTGGACGATCCACAATAAGCAGACAAAAAATTCATAAGTTCCAATACAGAGTTGAATATGCAGGAGGATTGAAGGATTTATTCCAAAGGACAAAAACCGATTATGACATTTGTGCAACTAACTACGCAAAAATAGGGCATGGCAGACCAAAATGTCTTACTTTCCTCTCGGGAGGTAGTGTTGTCATCCATTCATCCCTTTTTGGGGGCGCTTTAACTTCCACCTCTGCGAGCAGCTCATCATCACCCTCCATTGATATACCTGCAATAATTAAAAGTTCTCTTGATTCTAGATCAACATTCTTTAACACTCGATGAACTGTTGACAAAAGATGCAAAAGAATAATGAACTACTGGAAAATGTACAGTCAGCTATGAAATGTTAAAGCCAGTTTCATTTAAGAGGTGTAAAAACTCAAAATGTATCCTACTCATCGCAGCTAAAGAAAATAACAGGAGACATACACATGAATGCACATGCAAGAGCGTGCAGGCACACACATAGATGTTGCACGTAACTACAGAAAATATCTAACCTTGCAATCTTCTCCATTGTGCAGCTTCACGCATTGCTCGCAACTCAGCCTATGGAAGAAAAAGGCTTAATAAGTTGATACTAATAAGTTtatcaaattaagatctgtaGTAAGAGCTTGTAAATACCAAATACCTTGAATTCCTCCTGCTCCTCCTTCAGTTTTATTTTCTCATCCAGTGCTTTTCGCTACAAAATGTGAGAAGTTTGATGTTAGAATTACAAGACTGAGACTAAATACTacagagagagagggagagagagaaTTATAAGTCAACACAAGTTCAAAATGCAGCAATAATTACCTCATGAAATCACTGATAACAAAAAGTAAATGTGCTTAATTACCACACTAACAGGACTACTAATTTCTAGCAATAATACTAGCATAGCAATTCGTAAATATGGTAAAAGAAGAGATGCCTCTCTACAATGACGTTGTTCAACCTATTTTGAtagtaattttgatgaatatgccACTCTTCCCACTTTCATCCTTTTCCGCATTTTACCCAAAAATTCGGATTTATATGTTCCTTGGAATCAGATACAAGAGTCAGGTAAAAGATAATGGATCTTAAAACCTCATTTATTAAACTCATAAAGAGAGTGATAAGATCCATATCTCAAAACAGACATTGAACTTCTAAAGTATAGAAAGAATGCAAACAGAATGTCACTAAGCTATCTATTACATCTACCCGCCCAATACAAAATCTTTATCCAACTAACATAAAATGACCACCAATTCTGGACCTAGCTTACATGAGCTCAAGTTTGAAACAAAACCAAACAAAAACACAAGAAAAAGGGCAGTTATTTATCAACATGAACAGGGAACAATTTCCACGGACTCTGCAGTTTTGTCTCGTGTTCTTCAGGGTATCATTCTTCTTTCTCCTATCATTCTTCTTTCTCCTATGGTTCTCCTCTTCTTAGAAATAAtctttttttcttccattttgttttcgttttatctcaaattttcatctCACTCCACCCCCACTTCCTCTCTTCTTATCCACGTTTTCATCTCTTCATTATCAATGGTGGATGATCTGTAGCAAGGTGGTAGAATTTGCATTCAAAATCTCCATGTCCAACACTTATCTACCCTATAACCTACCATAGCTTATGTCATCTCAGCACAGGTGCAATTCACACTACTTCAATCCATCTCCCTTAAACTGCCAAATCAAACTAATAGAGACAGCAATTGACCTACTAAATGACGACATATTTAGAAAGCTATTTATTCAACTTTTACATGTACAACTTTGAACATGATAACATTCTATGTTGGTGAAAACTCGGGAAAAAGATTTACAGCTAATAAGCTTTTCTGCCCATGCAATTGTTTAGAT contains:
- the LOC128286832 gene encoding uncharacterized protein LOC128286832 yields the protein MIFLANQGSAVFLFGDSFDYGNEDDLVLFGQAEEDQATLLKKVLDSFCAYSGHKINAHKTNVCFLEGVSDVLGSNLCCIIGFRKVNNIGSYLGVPLFHEKVTNNSLCFVVDKSMLISKGLCEEIECMVHQFFWGSSTNGRKVALVDWKDVQVLRAKYGVAIGIPENLSCSKISFMWRALTKVWPLIQENLIWLMGDGKNTRCWRDPWIPNVGPLVNLIPRHSSLDLDYSLSDMVSVNGTWNLDLFRIWVPKTVIQKIMGIPPLHLKAGVDRIIWGGSKAGSFSVKNAYGKIKERSWKLKEDA